Proteins from a genomic interval of Candidatus Eremiobacterota bacterium:
- a CDS encoding DUF4013 domain-containing protein — protein sequence MKLDIEKAFKYPLRDPKWLTKMLIGGVLSIIPIANFITWGYCVRIIKDTAEGSDEKLPEWQDMGAYFMQGLTLLAIYMIYYIPMIFMMVFTISSISSSGAFSIFTSGDLSEKTVLEGINVLNRAVPALISWLSSLYGLFFSIMLPAVLIAYVSTGDFKAAFNVGRIFNYMLSNIGTYLLFLLLALLAQLVAYAGLLACCVGIVFTLFYAYVFMSHLLGQMMPPPQAFADEMPLPPGVKD from the coding sequence ATGAAACTTGATATTGAGAAGGCCTTCAAGTATCCCCTGAGGGACCCGAAATGGCTTACCAAGATGCTCATCGGGGGCGTTCTCTCCATTATACCCATAGCCAATTTCATCACCTGGGGCTACTGCGTGAGGATTATCAAAGACACCGCCGAGGGGAGCGACGAAAAACTCCCTGAATGGCAGGACATGGGCGCCTATTTCATGCAGGGGCTCACGCTTTTAGCCATCTACATGATCTATTACATTCCGATGATTTTCATGATGGTCTTTACGATCTCGTCAATCTCATCTTCCGGGGCTTTTTCGATCTTCACCTCAGGAGACCTCTCTGAGAAAACAGTCCTGGAGGGGATCAATGTGCTTAACAGAGCCGTGCCCGCCCTTATCAGCTGGCTTTCCTCGCTCTACGGGCTTTTCTTCAGCATCATGCTCCCTGCGGTGCTCATTGCCTATGTGAGCACCGGCGATTTCAAGGCCGCCTTCAACGTGGGGCGTATTTTCAACTACATGCTCTCAAACATCGGCACCTACCTCCTGTTCCTCCTCCTGGCCCTCCTGGCGCAGCTGGTCGCCTATGCAGGACTGCTGGCATGCTGCGTAGGAATAGTGTTCACTTTGTTTTACGCCTATGTGTTCATGAGCCACCTCCTGGGCCAGATGATGCCGCCGCCCCAGGCATTTGCCGACGAGATGCCCCTGCCCCCCGGAGTGAAAGACTGA
- a CDS encoding TrkA C-terminal domain-containing protein, which translates to MDDFGTLYYRITNDPLFNTFIVVCGGLLLGRITIRGFSLGSSGVFITGLAFGFAGLVTSKYITTLGLVVFMYALGIQGGPSFFNAISRKGIPYIIVALTMGLSSIGFSLCAAHFLKESPEVTLGIYTGSFTNSSSLAILMDSGWQGMLLPSYGLVYPLGLIAVIVFIQLAPLVMKKDLLTEFKKTGRHIDGAETHLISRKFHVENPGATGKTVGELDIREKTGATIARIRRRGKIIIPTSDTLFRTGDVALAVGTEESLEKVHRLLGNETYEDLEIDPLVEARHILVTNPSLHHVSLEHLGLSHHYHVVVTRIWRSGLELVPTDDHVVELGDTLLAVGKRKNLDRLTGWLGKREKTLGEIDLISMSFGIALGIILGSLKLPLPGIGMVTIGISGGALLVGLFLGYVRRFGFLTGQMSPSAKTVIKELGLCLFLAGVGDSAGAGITGVALPEMTKMLISSFFILFGTMSVIFIVCQKLLSMDLIKSLTCVCGGMVSSTALGNLTAKIRSEEPTSVFAACYPLSLFVSILASQILALFVR; encoded by the coding sequence ATGGATGATTTCGGGACGCTTTATTATAGAATAACCAACGATCCACTCTTCAACACCTTCATCGTAGTGTGCGGCGGCCTTCTGCTGGGCAGGATCACCATCAGGGGGTTTTCCCTTGGAAGCTCCGGCGTGTTCATCACAGGCCTCGCCTTCGGGTTCGCCGGCCTAGTCACTTCAAAGTACATCACCACGCTGGGCCTTGTTGTCTTCATGTACGCCCTCGGCATACAGGGCGGTCCCTCATTTTTCAATGCCATATCCCGCAAGGGGATTCCCTATATTATCGTAGCCCTCACCATGGGCCTCTCGAGCATCGGATTTTCCCTTTGCGCAGCGCATTTCCTGAAAGAGAGCCCCGAGGTGACCCTTGGGATCTATACGGGAAGCTTCACAAACTCCTCAAGCCTTGCAATCCTCATGGACAGCGGCTGGCAGGGCATGCTTCTTCCGAGCTATGGTCTCGTGTACCCTCTCGGGCTCATTGCAGTGATAGTCTTCATCCAGCTGGCCCCCCTGGTGATGAAGAAAGACCTCCTCACTGAGTTCAAGAAAACGGGCCGCCACATTGATGGTGCCGAAACCCATCTGATCAGCAGGAAGTTCCACGTGGAAAACCCGGGCGCCACGGGGAAAACGGTAGGAGAGCTTGACATCAGGGAGAAGACAGGGGCCACCATCGCAAGGATAAGAAGGAGGGGGAAAATCATCATCCCTACCAGCGATACCCTCTTCAGGACAGGTGACGTGGCACTCGCCGTAGGCACCGAGGAGAGCCTGGAAAAAGTCCACAGGCTCCTCGGGAACGAGACCTATGAAGACCTGGAGATCGATCCCCTCGTGGAGGCCCGCCATATCCTTGTCACCAACCCCTCTCTTCACCACGTTTCCCTTGAGCATCTGGGGCTCTCGCATCATTACCATGTGGTAGTCACAAGGATCTGGCGGAGCGGCCTGGAGCTTGTCCCCACCGACGACCATGTCGTTGAGCTCGGAGATACCCTTCTGGCGGTGGGCAAAAGAAAGAACCTTGACCGCCTCACCGGATGGCTCGGAAAAAGGGAAAAAACCCTCGGCGAGATTGATCTGATCTCCATGAGCTTTGGTATAGCCCTGGGAATCATACTGGGGAGCCTCAAGCTCCCCCTTCCCGGCATTGGCATGGTCACTATCGGGATATCGGGAGGGGCGCTCCTTGTGGGCCTTTTCCTGGGGTACGTGAGACGCTTTGGTTTTCTCACGGGCCAGATGTCCCCTTCGGCAAAAACAGTAATCAAGGAGCTCGGCCTCTGCCTTTTCCTGGCAGGTGTCGGAGACAGTGCCGGTGCCGGGATAACAGGCGTTGCGCTCCCCGAGATGACAAAAATGCTCATCAGCTCCTTTTTCATCCTCTTCGGCACCATGAGCGTGATCTTTATCGTCTGCCAGAAGCTTCTCAGCATGGATCTCATCAAAAGCCTCACCTGTGTCTGCGGCGGCATGGTAAGCTCAACAGCCCTGGGAAATCTGACGGCCAAGATCCGCTCCGAGGAGCCCACCTCCGTCTTCGCGGCCTGCTACCCTCTCTCGCTCTTCGTATCCATTCTGGCGTCGCAGATTCTCGCCCTTTTCGTGAGATAG
- a CDS encoding caspase family protein — translation MRMSKWLFLFILIFAALFSPRAAEAGTRKALLIGVNEYTAVRNCNLLGCENDTDLMSHLLTMKYGFKKNDIKVLRSREATLNGIRRALEEFLTSIAPDDTVVFFFSGHGTRTNDLNGDEPDGYDEALCPRDAVASLTAPRNLLLDDELGSFLGRIPARNLTVILDCCFSGTATRALSDTGTKGLQGGFLTEAVKKKIKFMNPGDFNEAVPASGKRFFDTRAKSGSKEAGTSIILPWVVISGCASYEKSQESSIEVKNRTFPCGLLTKHLFSYLSNNPKDTYEDSLREIKRAVVAENPLQTPQLEGNYLFRGFFKEGFPQAASSEPRARPPVQSPPVQSPPVQSDPVNSVTAVNGATATISTGAGTGITSGSLLAAYPPASTGVEKSSSIGLLRVKTLDAVSCTADIIEGLGRVVPGCPVREKTRVYANAPVTVAIEDFTGADGIAAKLGALPYVKVERGNSDADRLILPSLNGGGYGLYAPDFTLLQDFRRESPGAIAAAAAPSLKSAYYIKCLGNLRNPLEPFSVKLDLDEDKPVYKVGDQLGVTFRTDEDCHLILLHVSSDGLISVIFPNRYDSESFVKKGRKYTIPPFRDGKFLFTYRIAGPSGQEMIKAIATREYIDPWGIDPKSLRSAFREIEGDPVALMKKLLETLRQKLEGTGQGPGGGVSLPVGAGDRASWATDGVTYVIEE, via the coding sequence ATGAGAATGTCAAAATGGCTCTTTCTATTTATCCTTATATTCGCCGCCCTTTTTTCCCCCCGCGCAGCCGAGGCCGGCACCAGAAAAGCCCTCCTCATAGGGGTGAACGAATATACCGCCGTGAGAAACTGCAACCTCCTGGGCTGCGAAAATGATACGGACCTGATGAGCCATCTCCTGACCATGAAATATGGTTTCAAGAAAAATGACATCAAAGTCCTCAGGAGCAGGGAAGCCACTCTTAACGGCATAAGAAGAGCCCTGGAAGAGTTTCTGACCTCAATTGCACCCGATGACACCGTAGTGTTCTTCTTCAGCGGCCATGGCACCCGGACCAACGACCTTAACGGTGACGAGCCTGACGGCTATGACGAGGCCCTCTGCCCCCGCGATGCCGTGGCGTCCCTCACTGCCCCCCGGAATCTCCTCCTTGACGACGAGCTCGGGAGCTTCCTCGGGAGAATCCCTGCCAGAAATCTCACCGTGATCCTGGACTGCTGCTTCTCGGGGACTGCAACCCGTGCCCTCTCCGATACAGGCACCAAGGGCCTGCAGGGAGGGTTCCTTACCGAGGCGGTAAAGAAAAAGATCAAATTCATGAATCCGGGAGACTTCAACGAGGCAGTCCCGGCCTCAGGTAAGAGATTCTTCGATACCCGCGCAAAATCAGGCTCCAAAGAAGCGGGGACCTCCATCATTCTCCCGTGGGTGGTCATCTCGGGATGCGCCTCCTATGAAAAATCCCAGGAGAGCAGCATTGAGGTCAAAAACAGGACCTTCCCCTGCGGCCTCCTTACAAAGCACCTTTTCAGCTATCTGAGTAATAATCCAAAAGATACCTACGAAGATTCCTTGAGGGAGATCAAAAGAGCCGTAGTGGCAGAGAACCCTTTGCAGACTCCTCAGCTCGAAGGCAATTACCTCTTCAGGGGGTTCTTCAAAGAAGGGTTTCCCCAGGCAGCATCATCGGAGCCCAGGGCACGTCCTCCCGTTCAAAGTCCTCCCGTGCAAAGTCCTCCCGTGCAAAGCGACCCGGTGAACAGCGTGACAGCTGTCAATGGTGCAACTGCTACAATAAGCACAGGAGCAGGTACGGGCATCACAAGCGGTTCTCTCCTTGCCGCTTACCCTCCCGCTTCCACAGGTGTTGAAAAATCATCAAGCATCGGTCTGCTGAGAGTGAAGACTCTTGATGCAGTCTCGTGCACCGCCGATATCATTGAAGGCCTGGGTCGTGTAGTCCCCGGCTGCCCGGTCAGGGAGAAAACGAGGGTATATGCGAATGCGCCCGTCACTGTTGCAATAGAAGATTTTACAGGAGCTGATGGGATCGCGGCGAAACTCGGGGCCCTTCCCTATGTGAAGGTTGAAAGAGGGAATTCCGATGCTGACCGTCTTATCCTCCCTTCTCTCAATGGAGGCGGCTATGGCCTTTATGCCCCCGATTTCACTCTGCTGCAGGACTTCAGGAGAGAATCTCCCGGGGCCATTGCGGCTGCCGCCGCACCGAGCCTCAAGTCCGCTTACTACATAAAATGCCTGGGAAACCTCCGCAACCCCCTGGAGCCCTTCTCGGTGAAACTGGACCTTGATGAAGACAAGCCCGTCTATAAGGTGGGCGATCAACTGGGCGTCACCTTCAGGACCGATGAGGACTGCCATCTTATTCTCCTCCATGTCTCTTCAGACGGGCTCATATCGGTAATCTTTCCCAACAGGTATGACAGCGAGAGCTTCGTGAAAAAAGGCCGGAAATACACCATCCCCCCTTTCAGGGATGGAAAGTTTCTCTTCACTTACAGGATTGCCGGGCCTTCGGGGCAGGAGATGATCAAGGCGATTGCCACGAGGGAGTATATCGATCCATGGGGAATTGATCCGAAGAGCCTCAGGAGCGCCTTCAGGGAGATCGAAGGAGACCCTGTGGCCCTTATGAAAAAGCTCCTGGAGACCCTCAGGCAGAAGCTTGAGGGCACAGGCCAGGGCCCGGGGGGAGGAGTCTCCCTTCCCGTGGGAGCGGGGGACAGGGCATCCTGGGCCACCGACGGCGTCACCTACGTGATAGAGGAGTAA
- the mprF gene encoding bifunctional lysylphosphatidylglycerol flippase/synthetase MprF has translation MVKKLSGLAAPAISIILFFVALRTISHLLREHNYHDIISYLKAMPALHVTVAVILTMLGYFTLTLYDFLALHYVKFNLPYRNIALASFISYAFSNTIGFSFLSGGSVRYRLYTSWGIQALDIAKILAFCSATLWLGFFAIAGTAFTRGNITVPAGVHLPFHSLHALGALFLMAVLGYLVLCTSKKRSFLIKNLEFTLPRFSMACAQVVLASLDWLVAASVLYILLPQGDPVNFFLFIALFLLAQIAGVASQVPGGLGIFESVMMLLLGPSFNGSQLIASLLAFRLIYYLLPLIVAAALLGIQEILHRKESMKQLAGTLSQWIPAIAPYVLSLATLIGGATLLFSGALPADKHRIRLLVELVPLPVLEISHFLGSLVGTALLLLAWGIQRRIDAAYHLTVALLCSGIVFSLLRGLNYEEALVLLVMLLALLPAKQQFYRKSSLTSASSPIQWASLVIIILLCSLWLGSFSHKHVEYSHELWWNFSLKGDAPRFLRASIGAVALLLFFAIGRLFRPAAPSPGPPSAEDLAKARAIVEASPRTYPSISLLGDKNFLFSESGRSFLMFGTHGRTWVALGDPAGLEEEKAELTWQLRELVDRHDGRTVYYDVQREYLHLYVDLGLTLLKLGEEARVPLGSFSMEGSSRKKFRNLISKLEKEGSSFEILPKEEVVALLPELKAVSDAWLAHKNTREKKFTLGNFSKAYLSCFPAAIVRYEGRIMAFANLWTGAGKEEISIDLMRYIPEEAPSGVMEYLFIKLIAWSSQEGYRWFNLGMASLSGLEDRALAPLWNRLGSAVFRHGEHFYNFQGLRQYKEKFDPLWEPKYIAYPGGLTLPSILADIAFLTAGGIKGIVAK, from the coding sequence ATGGTCAAGAAGCTCTCGGGATTAGCTGCGCCTGCCATCAGCATCATTCTCTTTTTCGTGGCCCTCAGGACGATAAGCCACCTGCTGAGAGAGCACAACTACCACGATATAATAAGCTATCTGAAAGCCATGCCGGCATTGCACGTCACCGTGGCGGTCATTCTCACCATGCTTGGCTACTTCACCCTCACATTATATGATTTTCTGGCGCTCCACTACGTAAAATTCAACCTGCCTTATAGAAATATTGCCCTTGCCTCCTTTATCAGCTATGCCTTCAGCAACACCATTGGATTCTCATTCCTCTCAGGGGGCTCGGTGCGCTACCGCCTCTATACCTCATGGGGAATCCAGGCCCTTGATATCGCGAAAATCCTGGCATTCTGCAGCGCAACTCTCTGGCTCGGCTTTTTTGCCATTGCAGGCACTGCTTTCACGCGGGGAAACATAACCGTGCCGGCAGGCGTCCACCTGCCTTTCCACTCTTTGCATGCTCTTGGCGCCCTTTTTCTCATGGCCGTTCTTGGATACCTTGTGCTCTGCACCTCGAAGAAAAGGAGCTTCTTGATCAAAAACCTGGAATTCACCCTCCCCCGCTTCTCCATGGCCTGCGCCCAGGTGGTCCTCGCCTCCCTTGACTGGCTCGTGGCGGCAAGCGTTCTCTACATTCTTCTTCCCCAGGGCGATCCCGTCAACTTTTTCCTTTTTATAGCCCTTTTCCTCCTTGCGCAGATCGCGGGGGTAGCGAGCCAGGTCCCCGGCGGCCTGGGGATTTTCGAGTCTGTCATGATGCTCCTGCTTGGCCCCTCCTTCAACGGATCGCAGCTGATTGCCTCTCTTCTCGCTTTCCGTCTGATATATTACCTGCTCCCTCTCATCGTTGCTGCAGCCCTCCTGGGAATCCAGGAGATTCTCCACAGGAAGGAGTCCATGAAGCAGCTTGCCGGGACCCTCAGTCAATGGATCCCTGCAATTGCACCCTATGTACTCTCCCTGGCAACCCTTATCGGCGGAGCCACCCTCCTCTTCTCGGGGGCTCTTCCTGCCGACAAGCATCGCATAAGACTTCTTGTCGAGCTTGTGCCGCTCCCTGTCCTGGAGATATCACATTTCCTCGGGAGCCTCGTGGGAACAGCACTCCTCCTGCTCGCCTGGGGCATTCAGCGCCGTATTGATGCCGCCTATCATCTGACAGTGGCCCTTCTCTGCTCAGGGATAGTATTTTCCCTTCTGAGAGGCCTCAATTACGAGGAAGCGCTAGTGCTCCTTGTGATGCTTCTCGCCTTGCTCCCGGCAAAGCAGCAGTTTTACAGGAAATCATCGCTCACTTCAGCATCCTCACCGATTCAATGGGCCTCGCTGGTGATCATCATCCTGTTGTGTTCTCTCTGGCTTGGCTCCTTCTCGCACAAGCATGTGGAATACTCCCATGAGCTCTGGTGGAACTTCAGCCTGAAAGGCGATGCACCACGCTTTTTGCGGGCATCCATAGGTGCCGTGGCCTTGCTGCTCTTTTTTGCCATTGGCAGGCTTTTCAGGCCTGCCGCACCGTCGCCAGGCCCTCCCTCGGCGGAGGACCTGGCAAAAGCCAGGGCAATAGTGGAAGCCTCGCCGAGGACTTACCCCTCTATCTCGCTCCTTGGCGACAAGAATTTTCTCTTCAGCGAAAGCGGGCGCTCCTTTCTCATGTTCGGCACCCATGGCAGGACCTGGGTAGCCCTGGGGGACCCCGCCGGCCTTGAGGAGGAAAAGGCCGAGCTCACCTGGCAGCTCAGGGAGCTCGTGGACCGCCACGACGGCAGAACAGTCTACTACGACGTGCAGCGTGAATACCTCCATCTCTATGTGGACCTGGGCCTCACTCTTCTCAAGCTTGGAGAAGAAGCCCGCGTGCCCCTCGGCTCGTTTTCCATGGAGGGAAGCTCTCGAAAAAAGTTTCGAAACCTTATCAGCAAGCTTGAGAAGGAAGGCTCTTCTTTCGAGATTCTCCCGAAAGAAGAGGTGGTTGCGCTGCTCCCCGAGCTGAAAGCGGTATCAGACGCGTGGCTTGCCCATAAAAATACCAGGGAAAAGAAATTCACCCTTGGAAACTTCAGCAAGGCTTATCTTTCCTGTTTTCCCGCCGCCATCGTCAGATATGAGGGCAGGATCATGGCCTTCGCCAATCTCTGGACCGGCGCAGGGAAAGAGGAAATCTCCATTGATCTGATGAGGTATATTCCAGAAGAGGCGCCTTCAGGGGTGATGGAATATCTTTTCATAAAGCTCATTGCCTGGAGCAGCCAAGAGGGGTACCGGTGGTTCAACCTGGGGATGGCGTCCCTTTCAGGCCTCGAGGACAGGGCCCTGGCTCCCCTCTGGAACAGGCTGGGATCTGCAGTGTTCCGCCATGGGGAGCACTTTTACAATTTCCAGGGGCTCAGACAGTATAAGGAAAAGTTTGATCCCCTCTGGGAGCCCAAGTATATCGCCTATCCAGGCGGGCTTACCCTTCCTTCCATCCTTGCCGATATTGCCTTTCTCACCGCCGGAGGCATCAAAGGAATCGTGGCAAAGTAA
- a CDS encoding caspase family protein has translation MKLNRCIVLAALLAAALLYCLPARPAPAVEQGRRWAIVIGINSYFKEVSPLHCAVNDARELKKALIEVAAFKDDDVFLLTSEQKGNRMPDKGTIIRWVSYIKSQAKASDTFLFFFSGHGMDMEKESYLLTMESDPYSKDTLEETSLKVSNLRRYLEEMPAGKKIIIIDACRNDPRSGKGDKDNVLTESFAKRLKLKGPMEAKPGSAVPAGTMAFNATFFSCSREQRSYEWSENSMGFFTYYLVQGLRGGAKNTKGAVTVKSLDEYLGLTVAQAVKRERGSVQAPWITLDGTSGGLEFALAHPQGSGYVVPSPATLTTEAPPPPVYATPALPSIAPVPPPGQGTLENDFVWAVFHKNMDDIKSLIARGADVNGRDINGISAVANLYNRDFEEYKPVLDYILQHGADINTRDSSGQTILHRMASGDTFPRDFLEYLITHKIDINAADNDGYTALHWAVTFNNEKITAFLISKKASINMRNKSGDTPLGIASIRKYEKITRMLREAGAKE, from the coding sequence ATGAAGCTGAACAGATGCATTGTGCTCGCTGCCCTGCTGGCAGCGGCTCTGTTATACTGTCTGCCTGCAAGGCCCGCTCCCGCGGTGGAACAGGGACGGCGTTGGGCTATCGTCATCGGCATAAACAGCTACTTCAAGGAAGTCTCGCCGCTCCATTGTGCCGTCAATGATGCCAGGGAATTAAAAAAGGCACTCATTGAAGTGGCAGCCTTCAAGGACGATGATGTATTCCTCCTCACCAGCGAGCAGAAAGGAAACCGGATGCCCGACAAGGGCACCATCATCCGCTGGGTGTCCTACATCAAGTCACAGGCAAAGGCCAGTGACACCTTTCTCTTCTTCTTCTCGGGTCATGGGATGGACATGGAAAAGGAGAGCTATCTTCTCACGATGGAGAGCGACCCCTACAGCAAGGACACCCTCGAGGAGACATCCCTCAAGGTCTCGAACCTAAGGAGATATCTTGAGGAAATGCCTGCAGGGAAAAAAATCATCATCATTGACGCCTGCAGGAACGATCCACGCTCAGGGAAAGGCGACAAGGACAACGTCCTTACTGAATCATTTGCGAAGAGGCTCAAGCTAAAAGGCCCCATGGAGGCGAAACCGGGCAGCGCCGTACCAGCGGGAACCATGGCATTCAACGCCACTTTCTTCTCATGCAGCAGGGAGCAGCGCTCGTATGAGTGGTCTGAGAATTCCATGGGCTTTTTTACCTATTACCTGGTGCAGGGCCTCCGCGGCGGCGCAAAGAACACAAAAGGTGCCGTCACCGTCAAATCACTGGACGAATATCTTGGATTGACTGTGGCACAGGCAGTAAAGCGCGAGCGTGGAAGCGTCCAGGCGCCATGGATAACCCTCGATGGCACCTCAGGAGGCCTGGAGTTCGCCCTTGCCCATCCTCAGGGCTCCGGCTACGTGGTGCCTTCTCCCGCTACCCTGACCACTGAAGCCCCCCCTCCCCCTGTATATGCCACCCCCGCGCTGCCTTCCATAGCACCCGTTCCTCCACCGGGGCAGGGGACGCTGGAGAATGACTTCGTATGGGCCGTTTTCCATAAGAACATGGATGATATCAAATCACTGATTGCCAGGGGAGCCGATGTGAACGGAAGGGATATAAATGGAATATCGGCTGTGGCGAACCTTTACAATCGCGATTTTGAAGAATACAAGCCGGTGCTTGATTACATTCTGCAGCATGGCGCAGATATCAATACAAGGGATTCCTCGGGACAGACGATTCTCCATAGAATGGCGTCAGGAGATACATTTCCCAGGGATTTTCTGGAATATCTTATCACTCATAAAATAGATATCAACGCCGCGGATAACGACGGTTACACGGCGCTCCACTGGGCCGTCACCTTCAATAACGAGAAAATCACCGCTTTTCTTATTTCAAAAAAGGCCAGCATCAATATGAGAAACAAAAGCGGCGACACCCCTCTGGGAATAGCCAGTATCAGGAAATACGAGAAGATAACGAGAATGCTCCGTGAAGCAGGGGCAAAGGAATAA
- a CDS encoding tetratricopeptide repeat protein, with translation MKALNSHVLPLIAAALLLFTVLAAGRGDCESDGWKKTAEQLMTGGNYREALGAIEEHTRENPKDHEGWQMEARCLIKMGKYDRALKCASKAMALHKGDFVSATLEGRIYLSKGSHDKAFASFTRALAINSEYTDARIGLGEIYLKKKQPDKGRGEMKKAMKSCVVPEAEVYGAIAGAYLREGLVNDAIYTYNEFLREEPENAMVHHLLAQAYLKKNDTRAEGALRKAVSFAPKNMEYREALGDYLAKAGNYKDAKKAYENAILLGKAAPTTYYRLGILYYHEKKTEKALPLLEKAVAGKPDLVNAHLALGAAYLRGGSYKKCLEHCNAIIKWSPDNETAYYNKACALAKLGKLAEAMQSLKKAIELEPSNKKLAKDEELLAPLRGLAEFRKLTE, from the coding sequence ATGAAAGCATTAAACTCTCATGTTCTTCCCCTTATTGCAGCCGCATTGCTGCTCTTTACCGTCCTGGCCGCCGGCAGGGGGGACTGCGAGTCCGACGGCTGGAAAAAGACTGCAGAGCAGCTCATGACGGGGGGGAATTACCGCGAAGCCCTGGGGGCAATTGAGGAGCACACCAGGGAAAACCCCAAAGACCACGAAGGGTGGCAGATGGAGGCTCGCTGCCTCATTAAGATGGGGAAATACGACAGGGCCCTGAAGTGCGCCAGCAAGGCCATGGCCCTCCACAAGGGCGATTTTGTGAGCGCCACGCTTGAAGGGAGGATCTATCTCAGCAAAGGGAGCCATGACAAGGCCTTTGCATCCTTCACCAGGGCCCTTGCCATCAACAGCGAGTACACCGACGCCCGCATAGGGCTCGGTGAAATCTATCTCAAGAAAAAGCAGCCTGACAAGGGGAGAGGCGAGATGAAAAAAGCCATGAAGAGCTGCGTCGTGCCTGAAGCCGAAGTCTATGGCGCCATTGCCGGGGCATATCTCAGGGAGGGCCTGGTGAACGATGCCATATATACTTACAACGAGTTTCTCCGCGAAGAGCCTGAGAATGCAATGGTCCATCATCTCCTCGCCCAGGCGTACCTGAAAAAAAATGATACCCGGGCGGAAGGCGCCCTCAGGAAAGCCGTCTCTTTTGCCCCTAAGAACATGGAGTACCGTGAGGCCCTCGGCGACTACCTCGCAAAGGCAGGCAACTACAAGGATGCCAAGAAAGCCTATGAGAACGCCATCCTCCTTGGGAAAGCAGCGCCCACGACCTATTACCGCCTGGGAATTCTTTATTACCACGAGAAAAAGACGGAAAAAGCGCTGCCCCTGCTGGAAAAGGCCGTGGCAGGGAAGCCTGATCTCGTCAATGCCCACCTCGCACTGGGAGCGGCATACTTGAGGGGCGGCAGCTACAAGAAATGCCTGGAGCACTGCAACGCCATTATTAAATGGAGCCCCGATAACGAGACCGCTTATTACAACAAGGCCTGCGCCCTGGCAAAGCTTGGCAAGCTCGCCGAAGCAATGCAATCACTGAAGAAGGCCATCGAGCTCGAGCCATCCAATAAAAAACTTGCAAAGGACGAGGAGCTCCTGGCCCCGCTCCGCGGTCTGGCGGAGTTCAGGAAACTCACCGAGTAG
- a CDS encoding DUF4384 domain-containing protein gives MHIAGSLTKIAGIALLILLWCSTTVLAKSYLISGENLGRDAEWARFSVKIQTAKKAYMTGENVVATVTADRDCYFLVYCTNESGFCLIIYPNQYAAKNTLKAGESLVLGDDPQGSFSLEVQPEKERDYLQVIATEEPISTASLAGITDPAEFVKKVRMILRERVLRHAAKREHTGPAALSERVFAIGTTDYTCNYDSYYPPGVEAPTTPPIVADTKAPVIEIRRVEAPAKAVFLVGPDAPSVKQMKNNIYIVNSTSAVITGTVTHRSGIRKILVNGTPPTIKRIGATKASAPGEKRIVIEEGREVPVPVLDFEYELKGLSPVPREVIVTAEGLDGTVTKEVLRLRKN, from the coding sequence ATGCACATCGCCGGAAGCCTGACAAAAATTGCAGGAATAGCGCTCCTTATTCTCCTGTGGTGCTCAACGACCGTCCTGGCGAAGTCTTACCTGATAAGCGGCGAAAACCTCGGCAGGGATGCTGAATGGGCACGCTTCTCAGTAAAAATACAGACGGCAAAGAAAGCATATATGACCGGTGAAAATGTCGTGGCCACTGTCACGGCAGACCGCGACTGCTATTTCCTTGTTTATTGCACCAATGAAAGCGGCTTCTGCCTCATAATCTATCCAAATCAATACGCGGCGAAAAACACCCTCAAGGCCGGCGAAAGCCTGGTGCTGGGCGATGATCCACAGGGATCGTTCTCCCTCGAGGTGCAGCCGGAGAAGGAAAGGGACTACCTCCAGGTCATCGCCACAGAGGAGCCCATCAGCACTGCATCCCTGGCCGGCATCACCGACCCCGCGGAATTCGTAAAAAAAGTGCGGATGATCCTCCGTGAGAGAGTGCTCAGGCATGCGGCGAAAAGGGAGCATACCGGCCCGGCAGCCCTCTCTGAAAGAGTTTTTGCCATAGGAACCACCGATTACACCTGCAATTACGATTCATATTATCCACCGGGCGTCGAGGCGCCGACGACGCCCCCCATTGTAGCCGATACCAAGGCGCCGGTGATTGAGATCCGCAGGGTGGAAGCGCCTGCAAAAGCAGTATTCCTCGTGGGTCCCGATGCCCCCTCTGTGAAACAAATGAAAAACAATATCTATATAGTGAACAGTACCTCGGCAGTGATAACGGGAACAGTCACGCACCGCAGCGGGATCAGGAAAATCCTGGTAAACGGCACTCCCCCCACCATAAAGCGCATCGGTGCCACCAAGGCTTCCGCTCCCGGAGAAAAAAGGATAGTCATCGAGGAGGGGAGGGAAGTCCCCGTTCCGGTGCTGGATTTCGAGTATGAGCTCAAAGGGCTGAGCCCTGTCCCCCGGGAGGTCATTGTGACTGCAGAAGGCCTCGACGGCACGGTGACAAAAGAGGTGCTCAGGCTGAGAAAGAATTAG